A section of the Oryzias melastigma strain HK-1 linkage group LG2, ASM292280v2, whole genome shotgun sequence genome encodes:
- the arl6ip6 gene encoding ADP-ribosylation factor-like protein 6-interacting protein 6: protein MESAGSSGERRAGGGARPWIAAALSVLGSAAAVAAAGCLCALVYPILRELRSEMVRGENGTEEKILGFWSVLLLSLCGGCICWLLSWTLTYLHMHQPSSPIPPPASPTGLRVGSGHPVCMDYGVAFLNGVLAMLTVIWSLS from the exons ATGGAGAGCGCGGGCTCCTCCGGGGAGCGGCGGGCGGGCGGCGGGGCCAGGCCGTGGATCGCGGCGGCGCTGTCGGTTCTTGGTTCGGCTGCGGCCGTGGCCGCCGCGGGCTGCCTGTGCGCGCTCGTGTACCCCATCCTCCGAG AGCTGCGATCCGAGATGGTGAGAGGAGAAAACGGGACAGAGGAGAAGATCCTGG GTTTCTGGAGCGTCCTGCTGCTTTCGCTGTGTGGAGGATGTATCTGCTGGCTGCTCTCCTGGACTCTGACTTACCTCCACATGCACCAGCCCAGCAGCCCCATCCCACCACCAGCATCACCAACAGGCCTCAG GGTCGGGTCTGGACATCCCGTCTGCATGGATTATGGGGTGGCTTTTCTCAACGGGGTCTTGGCCATGCTCACTGTGATCTGGAGCCTCTCCTGA
- the slc19a2 gene encoding thiamine transporter 1 isoform X1: MTVFNPTLLLCAFGFSSSLRPFEPFITAFLLGPDKNLTETQVVNEIFPVWTYSYLALLFPVFLATDFLRYKPLLLLQAGSLVVTYVLLCRARGLLAMQLLEFTYGLATASEVAYYSYIYSVVELERYKRVTGFCRGATLLGSAAGSLLGQLLFSVAEVPLLHLAFITLASAAVAFLTACFLPMPSRSLFFHMSPSAAALSSSSPSEQMKEGREAMIPRSPESRDGGSGPLEVLKMLFADFVKCYSSRPLLAWSVWWALSTCGYFQIVNYIQALWEDIHPSGRLMIYNGYVETLATLLGALAALLVGCLPVSWSTWGELALAALSFLMAACVFLMDMLGNIWVCYGVYVLFRAVYMLLITMATFQIAANLSVQRYALVFGVNTFGALLLQTLLTLVVVDSAGLGLDINTQVRRCRPGEVQVSFVTHVCRFPPQFLIYAAYFTAIAVVFLVAGLCGLICKRISKAEEPTLEVQELSSSPDGTPCM, translated from the exons ATGACCGTCTTCAACCCGACCCTGCTGCTGTGCGCGTTCGGCTTCTCCTCCAGCCTGCGGCCGTTCGAACCCTTCATCACCGCCTTCCTGCTCGGACCGGACAAGAACCTGACGGAGACGCAG GTTGTAAATGAAATCTTCCCGGTCTGGACCTACTCCTACCTGGCGCTGCTGTTCCCGGTCTTCCTGGCCACAGACTTCCTGCGCTACaagccgctgctgctgctgcaggccgGCAGCCTGGTGGTCACCTACGTGTTGCTGTGCAGGGCGCGGGGCCTGCTGGCCATGCAGCTGCTGGAGTTCACCTACGGCCTGGCCACGGCGTCCGAGGTGGCCTACTACTCCTACATCTACAGCGTGGTGGAGCTGGAGCGCTACAAGAGGGTGACCGGCTTCTGCCGCGGCGCCACCCTGCTGGGCTCGGCCGCCGGCTCTCTGCTGGGCCAGCTGCTGTTCTCGGTGGCCGAGGTGCCGCTGCTCCACCTGGCCTTCATCACGCTGGCGTCGGCCGCGGTGGCCTTCCTCACGGCCTGCTTTCTGCCCATGCCCAGCAGGAGCTTGTTCTTCCACATGAGTCCTTCGGCGGCAGCTCTCAGCAGCAGTTCTCCATCGGAGCAGATGAAGGAGGGCAGAGAGGCCATG ATACCACGCTCTCCTGAGTCCAGGGATGGAGGCAGCGGGCCTCTGGAGGTCCTGAAGATGCTGTTTGCAGACTTCGTTAAGTGCTACAGCAGTCGCCCCCTCCTGGCCTGGTCCGTCTGGTGGGCGCTCTCCACCTGTGGTTACTTCCAGATCGTCAACTACATCCAGGCTCTGTGGGAGGACATCCACCCGTCCGGCAGGCTGATGATCTACAATGGTTACGTGGAGACTCTGGCCACGCTGCTCG GGGCGCTGGCGGCGCTGTTGGTGGGCTGCCTCCCCGTCTCCTGGTCCACGTGGGGCGAGCTGGCGCTGGCGGCGCTGTCCTTTCTCATGGCGGCGTGCGTGTTCCTGATGGACATGCTGGGGAACATCTGGGTGTGCTACGGCGTCTACGTTCTCTTCAGGGCCGTCTACATGCTGctcatcaccatggcaac CTTCCAGATCGCAGCGAATCTCAGCGTGCAGCGTTACGCTCTGGTGTTCGGCGTCAACACGTTCGgcgctctgctgctgcagactctGCTCACCCTGGTGGTGGTGGACTCTGCGGGTCTGGGCCTGGACATCAACACTCAGGTGAGGAGGTGCAGGCCGGGTGAGGTCCAGGTCTCATTTGTGACACACGTGTGCCGTTTTCCTCCGCAGTTCCTCATCTACGCCGCCTACTTTACCGCCATCGCTGTGGTCTTTCTGGTCGCCGGGCTCTGCGGCCTTATATGCAAACGGATCTCCAAGGCGGAAGAGCCAACTTTGGAAGTGCAGGAGTTGAGTTCTTCTCCTGATGGGACCCCCTGCATGTAG
- the slc19a2 gene encoding thiamine transporter 1 isoform X2, which translates to MTVFNPTLLLCAFGFSSSLRPFEPFITAFLLGPDKNLTETQVVNEIFPVWTYSYLALLFPVFLATDFLRYKPLLLLQAGSLVVTYVLLCRARGLLAMQLLEFTYGLATASEVAYYSYIYSVVELERYKRVTGFCRGATLLGSAAGSLLGQLLFSVAEVPLLHLAFITLASAAVAFLTACFLPMPSRSLFFHMSPSAAALSSSSPSEQMKEGREAMIPRSPESRDGGSGPLEVLKMLFADFVKCYSSRPLLAWSVWWALSTCGYFQIVNYIQALWEDIHPSGRLMIYNGYVETLATLLGALAALLVGCLPVSWSTWGELALAALSFLMAACVFLMDMLGNIWVCYGVYVLFRAVYMLLITMATFQIAANLSVQRYALVFGVNTFGALLLQTLLTLVVVDSAGLGLDINTQFLIYAAYFTAIAVVFLVAGLCGLICKRISKAEEPTLEVQELSSSPDGTPCM; encoded by the exons ATGACCGTCTTCAACCCGACCCTGCTGCTGTGCGCGTTCGGCTTCTCCTCCAGCCTGCGGCCGTTCGAACCCTTCATCACCGCCTTCCTGCTCGGACCGGACAAGAACCTGACGGAGACGCAG GTTGTAAATGAAATCTTCCCGGTCTGGACCTACTCCTACCTGGCGCTGCTGTTCCCGGTCTTCCTGGCCACAGACTTCCTGCGCTACaagccgctgctgctgctgcaggccgGCAGCCTGGTGGTCACCTACGTGTTGCTGTGCAGGGCGCGGGGCCTGCTGGCCATGCAGCTGCTGGAGTTCACCTACGGCCTGGCCACGGCGTCCGAGGTGGCCTACTACTCCTACATCTACAGCGTGGTGGAGCTGGAGCGCTACAAGAGGGTGACCGGCTTCTGCCGCGGCGCCACCCTGCTGGGCTCGGCCGCCGGCTCTCTGCTGGGCCAGCTGCTGTTCTCGGTGGCCGAGGTGCCGCTGCTCCACCTGGCCTTCATCACGCTGGCGTCGGCCGCGGTGGCCTTCCTCACGGCCTGCTTTCTGCCCATGCCCAGCAGGAGCTTGTTCTTCCACATGAGTCCTTCGGCGGCAGCTCTCAGCAGCAGTTCTCCATCGGAGCAGATGAAGGAGGGCAGAGAGGCCATG ATACCACGCTCTCCTGAGTCCAGGGATGGAGGCAGCGGGCCTCTGGAGGTCCTGAAGATGCTGTTTGCAGACTTCGTTAAGTGCTACAGCAGTCGCCCCCTCCTGGCCTGGTCCGTCTGGTGGGCGCTCTCCACCTGTGGTTACTTCCAGATCGTCAACTACATCCAGGCTCTGTGGGAGGACATCCACCCGTCCGGCAGGCTGATGATCTACAATGGTTACGTGGAGACTCTGGCCACGCTGCTCG GGGCGCTGGCGGCGCTGTTGGTGGGCTGCCTCCCCGTCTCCTGGTCCACGTGGGGCGAGCTGGCGCTGGCGGCGCTGTCCTTTCTCATGGCGGCGTGCGTGTTCCTGATGGACATGCTGGGGAACATCTGGGTGTGCTACGGCGTCTACGTTCTCTTCAGGGCCGTCTACATGCTGctcatcaccatggcaac CTTCCAGATCGCAGCGAATCTCAGCGTGCAGCGTTACGCTCTGGTGTTCGGCGTCAACACGTTCGgcgctctgctgctgcagactctGCTCACCCTGGTGGTGGTGGACTCTGCGGGTCTGGGCCTGGACATCAACACTCAG TTCCTCATCTACGCCGCCTACTTTACCGCCATCGCTGTGGTCTTTCTGGTCGCCGGGCTCTGCGGCCTTATATGCAAACGGATCTCCAAGGCGGAAGAGCCAACTTTGGAAGTGCAGGAGTTGAGTTCTTCTCCTGATGGGACCCCCTGCATGTAG